The Natranaerobius trueperi genome includes a region encoding these proteins:
- a CDS encoding ATP-binding protein, whose amino-acid sequence MAFNIINRYTVVTLNTQNKLAEEKDINFVFAFKDDITEWDISSWDLNTIVANLLNNTFKAVLNNNDRYVGLEFKNHNNNKMIIVSNNGSKISKKQKTKIFDQGYSTKGSGRGYGLQKI is encoded by the coding sequence ATTGCATTTAACATTATTAATAGATATACAGTAGTCACGTTAAATACTCAAAATAAGTTAGCTGAAGAAAAAGACATTAATTTTGTTTTTGCGTTCAAAGATGATATTACTGAATGGGATATAAGTTCTTGGGATCTGAATACTATTGTTGCAAACCTTTTAAATAATACATTTAAAGCTGTACTTAATAATAATGATAGGTATGTTGGTCTCGAATTTAAAAATCACAATAATAATAAAATGATTATTGTTTCAAATAATGGATCCAAAATATCAAAGAAACAAAAAACAAAAATCTTTGATCAAGGATATTCAACTAAAGGGAGTGGGAGGGGTTATGGCTTACAAAAAATATAA
- a CDS encoding sodium:solute symporter family protein, with amino-acid sequence MELTHNPSLLVFLIIYFGIMLGIGYHYSKKVSDSEDFMLAGRTLGPVVLMGTLMATWVGSGTVTGGDTSIAYSYGIWPAILYGFASLIGVSILFLIAPKIRALGTYTVSEALETKYGTSAKLIASIIIILAFVGIVSYQFTGLGMVLNVTTGISVDMGTTIAAVIIIFLATIGGLMSVAPTDALSAFIIVIGLIVAVPSALGQAGGWENIVTEVPEASFGILGELSIIEFLGYFLPSLFLLLGDQNMYQRLASSKGDKETRLGSIGWAIGLLIIYPLVSVIAFTARVNFPDIDPGQALIATTTIMPTFIGGFLLASITAFIITTGSSYLLSSATNITMDIYRNYINPNATGKQQLFITRVLLVVLGILAYVLTQYFPTILDAQMYAYTVYGAGITPAVLGVFLWGHRVTKQAGISSMICGTIATLIIEFSGVFAYDPVIISVPIAVIVLVVVTLFTKPKDPVVSRGD; translated from the coding sequence ATGGAACTGACACATAACCCATCTTTATTAGTGTTTTTAATTATTTACTTTGGGATAATGTTAGGTATAGGTTATCATTACTCAAAAAAGGTTAGTGACAGTGAGGATTTTATGTTAGCAGGTCGAACTCTTGGACCTGTTGTTTTGATGGGTACCTTAATGGCTACATGGGTTGGTAGTGGTACTGTAACAGGAGGGGATACATCAATAGCTTATTCATATGGTATCTGGCCTGCTATACTATATGGTTTTGCTAGTTTAATAGGTGTAAGCATCTTATTTCTTATAGCTCCTAAAATTAGAGCACTTGGAACATATACAGTTTCAGAAGCTTTAGAAACCAAGTATGGAACAAGTGCTAAGTTAATCGCTAGTATAATTATAATATTAGCTTTTGTAGGTATTGTTTCTTATCAGTTCACAGGACTTGGAATGGTACTAAATGTTACAACTGGAATATCAGTTGATATGGGAACTACAATTGCAGCAGTAATTATAATCTTTTTAGCAACAATCGGTGGTTTAATGTCAGTTGCACCTACAGATGCACTAAGTGCTTTTATCATCGTTATTGGATTAATAGTCGCTGTTCCATCAGCTTTAGGTCAGGCAGGTGGATGGGAGAATATTGTAACTGAAGTACCTGAAGCTAGTTTTGGTATCTTAGGTGAACTAAGTATTATTGAATTTTTAGGTTATTTCTTACCTTCGCTGTTCTTATTATTAGGGGATCAAAATATGTATCAACGACTAGCTTCTTCAAAGGGAGATAAAGAAACTAGGTTAGGTTCAATTGGTTGGGCTATTGGTCTACTTATAATATATCCATTAGTATCAGTAATAGCCTTTACTGCTAGAGTTAACTTTCCTGATATAGATCCTGGTCAGGCACTAATAGCTACAACTACAATTATGCCTACATTTATTGGCGGATTTTTACTAGCATCTATCACTGCTTTTATTATAACTACTGGTAGTTCTTATTTACTTTCTTCAGCTACTAACATCACTATGGATATTTATAGAAACTATATTAATCCAAACGCAACCGGTAAACAACAGCTATTTATAACAAGAGTCTTATTAGTAGTACTAGGAATATTAGCATATGTTTTAACTCAATACTTCCCAACTATTTTAGATGCTCAAATGTATGCCTACACAGTCTATGGCGCAGGCATAACTCCCGCTGTTCTTGGAGTATTTTTATGGGGACATAGAGTAACTAAACAAGCTGGTATTTCATCTATGATTTGTGGTACTATAGCTACTTTAATTATAGAGTTCTCTGGTGTATTTGCTTATGACCCTGTAATTATTTCTGTACCTATTGCAGTAATTGTACTAGTAGTTGTAACTTTATTTACTAAACCTAAAGATCCTGTGGTTTCTAGAGGTGATTAA
- a CDS encoding CARDB domain-containing protein, translating into MLKTLAMLALITTFSTGTALAQGPPEHAGPPDHAGPNRQVEEKEVEETEEEKEVESENEEEEKESSKSKGRPDHAGQPGPPDHAGEQGPPEHASVPDKVREMFENREKRQGPPAHAAVTDFVREAIFGEDLEEDEKEIEVEIDDIKVNQETFEVEYDVSNFDGETILVVMNEENDDEGVVKHISSEGTKEIEVSDIDEISEEDTIVASIYEVLEDEDDFKELATTNTSVEAKTAELEVSNDWKDVLTNEVVGYDYSELDITIEETNGVDAEDVTVTSSVYSKDSDEAVFNEEKTFDSISEKKELSFDLKRFTTPNTYLSLLTIEADNADTIEKDHEFVVEENTFSVDIKDATESVTVGEEIEIEATVENDGYVEGRQIVELLDVNDNILDIEVFSDLEANEKETVVFSLETDEDDKGTHTFLVSTDDETEEVEVVVEEKEDDEE; encoded by the coding sequence ATGTTAAAAACTTTAGCTATGTTAGCTTTAATTACAACTTTTAGTACAGGAACTGCACTTGCACAAGGACCACCGGAGCACGCAGGCCCACCTGATCATGCAGGGCCTAATAGACAGGTTGAAGAAAAGGAAGTAGAAGAAACTGAAGAAGAAAAGGAAGTAGAAAGTGAAAATGAGGAAGAAGAGAAAGAAAGTTCAAAATCTAAAGGACGCCCTGATCATGCAGGACAACCTGGTCCACCTGATCACGCTGGAGAGCAAGGACCACCAGAACATGCTAGTGTTCCGGATAAAGTAAGAGAAATGTTTGAAAATCGAGAAAAGAGACAAGGACCACCAGCTCATGCAGCTGTAACTGACTTTGTAAGAGAAGCAATTTTTGGTGAAGATCTAGAGGAAGATGAAAAAGAAATTGAAGTAGAAATTGATGATATTAAAGTTAACCAAGAAACTTTTGAAGTAGAATATGATGTTTCTAACTTTGATGGTGAAACAATTTTAGTTGTTATGAATGAAGAAAATGATGATGAAGGTGTAGTAAAACATATCTCTAGTGAAGGTACTAAAGAAATTGAAGTAAGTGATATTGATGAAATTTCTGAAGAAGATACTATTGTAGCTTCTATTTATGAAGTTTTAGAAGATGAAGATGACTTTAAAGAACTAGCTACAACTAACACTTCTGTAGAGGCTAAAACAGCTGAACTTGAGGTTAGTAATGACTGGAAAGATGTTTTAACAAATGAAGTAGTTGGTTATGACTACAGTGAATTAGACATTACAATTGAAGAAACAAATGGTGTAGATGCAGAAGATGTAACTGTAACCTCAAGTGTATATAGTAAAGACTCAGATGAAGCAGTGTTTAATGAAGAAAAAACATTTGATAGTATTTCAGAGAAAAAAGAATTAAGCTTCGATTTAAAAAGATTCACTACTCCTAATACATACTTATCTCTTTTAACAATTGAAGCTGATAACGCTGATACAATTGAAAAAGACCATGAGTTTGTTGTAGAAGAAAATACTTTTAGTGTAGATATCAAAGATGCTACTGAATCTGTAACAGTAGGTGAAGAGATAGAAATTGAAGCTACTGTTGAAAACGATGGGTATGTTGAAGGTAGACAAATTGTTGAACTTCTTGATGTAAATGACAATATTTTAGATATTGAAGTTTTCTCTGATCTTGAAGCTAATGAAAAAGAGACTGTAGTATTTTCTTTAGAAACTGATGAAGATGATAAAGGTACACATACTTTCTTAGTTTCAACTGATGATGAGACTGAAGAAGTAGAAGTTGTTGTTGAAGAAAAAGAAGATGATGAAGAATAA
- a CDS encoding metal-dependent hydrolase family protein, giving the protein MSKLLIKSVNIIDGDSNELQENMDVLIEGEKISKIKKTISDNEAKQIDGTKKYLVPGLIDTHVHLVWDGSGDPQSKIEKKDHTYLSLTALKQAKSCLYNGITTVRDVGSPGLTVLSLKQAINEQKAVGSNIICSGPAMVMIGGHGWFLGKEVSGEDEIRRKTREVLKEGVDLVKVMATGGIYTDGEEPGAPQLQAKEIEAAVIEAHNQGKKVASHAQGLTGIENSITAGVDSIEHCIFADDNSLQKMKEQDIFMVPTLNVMKRMANIGVAGGLPEFAAKKASQVVKVHQNTFQKALDKGVKIAAGTDLFAPYLPTKEYFNELKLMNELGMSPSQVLRSATSKAAELLDITNRGIIKEGNIADLVLLNNNPLSDIGALKDQYKVIKEGSLI; this is encoded by the coding sequence ATGTCAAAACTACTTATTAAATCAGTCAATATCATTGACGGTGATTCAAATGAACTACAAGAAAATATGGATGTATTAATCGAAGGTGAAAAGATATCTAAGATTAAAAAAACAATCTCAGATAACGAAGCAAAACAAATTGATGGTACTAAAAAATACTTAGTACCGGGTTTAATCGATACTCATGTACACTTAGTTTGGGATGGAAGTGGTGACCCCCAATCTAAGATAGAGAAAAAAGACCATACTTATTTATCACTTACAGCACTAAAACAAGCAAAGTCCTGCCTATATAATGGTATAACCACTGTACGAGATGTAGGTAGCCCTGGATTAACGGTATTAAGTTTAAAACAAGCAATAAACGAACAGAAGGCAGTAGGGTCAAACATTATATGTTCAGGACCTGCCATGGTGATGATAGGTGGTCATGGCTGGTTTTTAGGAAAAGAAGTTTCAGGTGAAGATGAAATAAGAAGAAAAACTCGTGAGGTTTTAAAGGAAGGCGTAGATTTAGTTAAAGTAATGGCAACTGGTGGTATATATACTGATGGAGAAGAACCAGGTGCCCCGCAGTTACAAGCTAAAGAAATAGAAGCTGCCGTTATAGAAGCACATAACCAAGGAAAAAAAGTAGCATCACATGCACAAGGGTTAACAGGAATAGAAAACTCAATAACAGCTGGTGTAGATTCCATTGAACACTGTATATTTGCAGATGATAATTCTCTTCAAAAAATGAAAGAACAAGACATTTTTATGGTACCAACTTTAAATGTTATGAAAAGGATGGCAAACATAGGAGTAGCAGGTGGACTTCCTGAGTTTGCAGCAAAAAAAGCAAGCCAAGTAGTTAAGGTACATCAAAATACTTTTCAAAAAGCTCTTGATAAAGGAGTTAAAATAGCAGCTGGAACTGATTTATTTGCTCCTTACTTACCCACAAAAGAATATTTTAATGAATTAAAACTAATGAATGAGCTTGGTATGTCCCCGTCACAAGTATTACGTTCAGCTACTTCTAAAGCAGCTGAGCTACTAGACATTACAAATAGAGGAATAATAAAGGAAGGTAATATTGCAGATCTTGTATTATTAAATAATAACCCTTTATCCGATATTGGAGCACTTAAAGACCAGTACAAAGTTATTAAAGAAGGCTCATTGATTTGA
- a CDS encoding S-layer homology domain-containing protein gives MNYTSCKRFKLLLIVITFILCTTGITFAVDDGLTDVSGSYAEKEIETLHQEDIITGYDDGTFRPSSSITRAELAVILSRALELEDNYELGASFYDVQEDIWYTKEVGALVDAGITTGMTETEFAPDRNVTREQLATFFMRALELDEIAAIEELDPSFSDWEETSKWAKDYVSLGAEIGFIEGSKNDDGSFSFNPSSYASRQALARLTYELYFNAEDYITKAYEIIDTSSVTVKEITEDNNLITEEDGKYTVYEDLSLLSYENSEALEGAKLLVNHDDNKIVSIDSITINASDVSFDGNQEVIPKVTVKGEDVIVSDLTVEEELLIAKDIENDFETKNVVVEGTTFVQGGGSESVVFNNSTLEKVDIEKEVVNTELKEETEVNAVDLNADDVSFRTSKDSTITSVSIKGDNNTVSGSGSITEVSINKKDISVTMDDASIETVVVNEENTSISGSSEIEELKVEVTGETELNLDSEPEEISKVKDAEIIEEDLDEKEEETTTGGGTSGGTGGSTTDEYDLTFNVSDNEKNPLKDARIDLEGEGDKETDYEGEVVFEDVEEGEYDFEVSKDGYGTEEGTIDLDEDKTESITLIEVVEIKQLEEEEFFESFNYGTSQEEVINGLPDEVEAVLNNDTEIDLKISDWDCEDYDSKETGEYTFEGNVVKPDGKEHIIIPSKLETVIATVSLEIKDLQDVLEDEDIKNVNLPVDNFDGDFTSKVDGQTLQGSTSQISQTVIDGDLTVEADEVNIKDLIIMGELELRGEDIETENIEVASNSPGGFVTVDGDNITLTDSWVQNEILVTSDGSEIVNSRAYEITKSDGSEDNLYIKKTASGKVTADGDTEINYSKGSYAHKEGNVYVDEDTTRKLYLGTDEFDYDLTFDYDLTLEAYPSVDEIKKGEETLEEEKWYFDEDELTLDSAFFGKKSHGEELQLVIKSHEDDIEPAILEINIQKTEEVEVFNESEFLEVLEKEQIETIELQDTRFKDDFTITKDEQTITGKGQGESIIEGDVTIEEDVEKIELKDLTIQGDLKDKGIDTSLENVEVISSSPGGDVILAGSDTRLKNVQIDEVLTAEGEGGFTIIGEDTILNHITVDEDVDPEDCVLSVDEGQVIGSISCIGGVTEIDTSVVELDVTNTVGLLKEDSETLLIFNTIPDAIDDVNEYQGESVKVYPGEYDEEVTIHEEITVESTEKHEATIENTIEIDSDNTILKGFEVTTNDDLGILIKDELENVQIEDNYFLNNDPQVKSESETTDLKDILESNSFTPKSKVSDNKIIPDVIDYKPISNELEAKIKVEDD, from the coding sequence ATGAACTATACTAGCTGTAAAAGGTTCAAGTTACTACTCATAGTAATTACTTTTATATTGTGTACTACAGGTATAACTTTTGCTGTAGATGATGGACTGACAGATGTGAGTGGTAGTTACGCTGAAAAAGAAATTGAAACATTGCACCAGGAAGATATCATTACTGGTTACGATGATGGAACCTTTAGACCAAGTAGTAGCATTACTAGAGCAGAACTTGCAGTTATTCTCTCTAGGGCACTAGAGCTTGAGGACAATTATGAGTTAGGAGCATCTTTTTATGATGTTCAAGAAGACATCTGGTATACAAAAGAGGTTGGAGCTTTAGTGGATGCTGGAATAACTACTGGTATGACAGAAACTGAGTTTGCTCCTGATAGAAATGTTACAAGGGAGCAGTTAGCTACTTTTTTCATGAGAGCTCTTGAGCTAGATGAAATAGCTGCAATAGAAGAACTAGATCCTAGTTTTTCTGATTGGGAAGAGACATCAAAATGGGCAAAAGACTATGTATCTTTAGGAGCAGAAATTGGCTTTATTGAAGGTAGTAAAAATGATGATGGTTCATTTAGTTTTAACCCTAGCTCTTATGCTAGTAGACAAGCACTAGCAAGATTAACTTATGAACTTTACTTTAATGCCGAAGATTATATAACTAAAGCATATGAAATTATTGATACTTCTTCTGTAACTGTAAAAGAGATAACTGAAGATAACAACCTTATTACAGAAGAAGATGGAAAGTATACCGTTTATGAGGATCTTAGCTTACTTAGTTATGAAAATAGTGAAGCATTAGAAGGAGCTAAGCTATTAGTTAATCATGATGATAATAAAATTGTTTCAATAGACTCTATAACTATCAATGCCTCTGATGTAAGTTTTGATGGAAATCAAGAGGTTATCCCTAAAGTTACTGTAAAAGGAGAAGATGTTATAGTATCTGATCTAACTGTAGAAGAGGAACTACTAATAGCAAAAGATATTGAAAATGATTTTGAAACGAAAAATGTTGTAGTAGAAGGTACTACTTTTGTACAGGGTGGTGGATCTGAGTCTGTAGTTTTCAATAATTCTACTTTAGAAAAAGTAGATATTGAAAAAGAAGTGGTAAATACTGAACTAAAAGAAGAAACTGAAGTTAATGCGGTAGACTTAAATGCTGATGATGTTAGTTTTAGAACTAGTAAAGATTCAACTATTACTAGTGTATCTATTAAAGGTGATAATAACACCGTATCTGGTAGTGGTAGTATTACAGAAGTATCTATTAATAAAAAAGATATTTCTGTAACAATGGATGATGCTTCTATAGAAACTGTAGTAGTGAATGAAGAAAACACAAGTATTTCAGGAAGCTCTGAGATCGAAGAACTTAAGGTTGAAGTTACTGGTGAAACGGAGCTAAACCTTGATAGTGAACCTGAAGAGATCAGTAAAGTTAAAGATGCTGAAATAATAGAAGAAGATCTAGATGAAAAAGAAGAGGAAACTACAACAGGTGGAGGAACAAGTGGAGGAACAGGAGGAAGTACAACTGATGAATATGACTTAACTTTTAACGTTTCTGATAATGAAAAAAATCCGCTAAAAGATGCAAGAATTGATTTAGAAGGTGAAGGTGATAAAGAAACTGACTATGAAGGTGAGGTTGTATTTGAAGACGTAGAAGAAGGAGAATATGACTTTGAAGTCTCAAAAGATGGGTATGGAACCGAAGAAGGTACGATTGATCTTGATGAAGATAAAACAGAGTCGATTACCTTAATAGAGGTTGTTGAAATAAAACAATTAGAAGAGGAAGAGTTCTTTGAGTCATTTAATTATGGAACTTCACAAGAAGAAGTAATTAATGGTCTACCAGATGAGGTTGAAGCAGTACTTAATAATGATACAGAGATAGATCTAAAGATAAGTGATTGGGATTGTGAAGATTACGATAGTAAAGAAACTGGTGAATATACTTTTGAAGGAAATGTTGTTAAACCTGATGGTAAGGAACATATAATAATTCCTTCAAAGTTAGAAACTGTAATAGCTACTGTATCTCTTGAAATTAAAGATTTACAGGATGTTTTAGAGGATGAAGATATTAAAAATGTTAACTTACCTGTAGATAATTTTGATGGTGACTTCACATCTAAAGTTGATGGACAAACTCTTCAAGGTTCAACTAGTCAAATTAGTCAGACGGTTATAGATGGAGATTTAACTGTTGAAGCTGATGAAGTAAATATTAAAGATTTAATAATCATGGGTGAACTAGAACTTAGGGGAGAAGATATTGAAACGGAAAATATAGAAGTTGCATCTAATAGCCCAGGGGGCTTTGTGACAGTAGATGGGGATAACATAACTTTAACTGATAGCTGGGTACAAAATGAAATACTAGTTACATCAGATGGTTCAGAGATAGTTAATAGTAGAGCATATGAAATAACTAAAAGTGATGGTAGTGAAGATAACCTATATATTAAAAAGACTGCAAGCGGAAAAGTAACTGCAGATGGTGATACTGAAATCAATTATAGTAAAGGTAGTTATGCTCATAAAGAAGGAAATGTGTATGTTGATGAAGATACTACTAGAAAGCTATATCTAGGAACAGACGAGTTTGATTATGATCTAACTTTTGATTATGATTTAACTCTTGAAGCTTACCCAAGTGTAGATGAAATTAAAAAAGGTGAAGAAACTTTAGAAGAAGAAAAATGGTATTTTGATGAAGATGAATTAACTCTTGATAGCGCTTTCTTTGGTAAAAAAAGTCATGGTGAAGAGTTACAGTTAGTTATTAAATCTCATGAAGATGATATTGAACCTGCCATTTTAGAGATCAATATACAAAAAACGGAGGAAGTTGAAGTCTTTAATGAATCTGAGTTTTTAGAAGTTCTTGAAAAAGAACAAATTGAAACTATAGAGCTTCAAGATACTAGATTTAAAGATGACTTCACTATTACTAAAGATGAACAAACAATTACAGGTAAGGGCCAAGGTGAAAGTATTATAGAAGGTGATGTAACTATTGAAGAAGATGTAGAAAAGATAGAGCTAAAAGACCTTACCATTCAAGGTGATCTAAAAGATAAAGGTATTGATACTAGTTTAGAAAATGTTGAAGTAATAAGTAGTAGCCCAGGTGGAGATGTTATCTTAGCTGGGTCCGACACAAGATTAAAAAATGTACAAATTGATGAAGTGTTAACTGCAGAAGGGGAAGGTGGCTTTACAATAATAGGTGAGGACACCATTTTAAATCATATCACCGTAGATGAGGATGTAGACCCTGAAGATTGTGTACTTTCTGTTGATGAAGGACAAGTAATAGGTAGCATATCTTGTATTGGTGGTGTTACAGAAATTGATACATCAGTTGTAGAACTTGATGTAACCAATACAGTAGGTCTTCTTAAAGAGGATAGTGAAACATTATTAATCTTTAATACTATCCCAGACGCTATAGATGATGTAAATGAATATCAAGGTGAAAGTGTTAAAGTTTATCCAGGTGAGTATGATGAAGAAGTGACTATTCACGAAGAAATAACAGTAGAGTCAACAGAAAAACATGAAGCTACAATTGAAAATACTATTGAAATTGATTCTGATAACACAATTTTAAAAGGATTTGAAGTTACTACAAATGATGATTTAGGTATTTTAATTAAAGATGAACTTGAGAACGTACAGATAGAAGATAATTATTTTTTAAATAATGATCCACAAGTTAAATCAGAATCAGAGACAACTGATCTGAAAGATATACTTGAAAGTAATAGCTTCACCCCTAAAAGCAAAGTTTCTGACAATAAAATAATACCAGATGTTATTGATTACAAGCCCATATCTAACGAATTAGAAGCTAAAATTAAAGTTGAAGATGACTAA
- a CDS encoding copper amine oxidase N-terminal domain-containing protein, translated as MCKTKNILALVSLVTFLGGSSLAYGLSFEATESIEERKQELQKIKKAPELIEKRSNAPLEDKIFVRGESLTFDVAPQMEDGRTLIPVRKVSKALGAHVDWVSKENMVVIERDNTTIEMVLGKKEVLVDGKKNELEVPGQAIDGRTLVPLRFVSEILGDSVEYHSETGEIDIGLETPKRTKPTEVVEKYWSSYKNQEDLEDMTYLDREDELDLEIDLEELTEEDKQVLERFQLKPIDYKIEDDISYVNVEFTKPNFEVVLENYYKNAKEVLITEDKSEKELQNKLDSIMTETIINSENISYTEQLKLRLQENEWKIYDFSFENMEKRWSESEEL; from the coding sequence GTGTGTAAAACGAAAAATATCCTTGCATTAGTTTCTCTAGTTACTTTTTTAGGTGGTAGCTCTTTAGCTTATGGATTGTCTTTTGAAGCTACTGAGAGTATCGAAGAAAGAAAACAAGAGTTACAAAAGATAAAAAAAGCACCTGAACTAATAGAGAAACGTAGTAATGCTCCTTTAGAGGACAAAATCTTTGTTCGCGGAGAATCACTAACCTTTGATGTAGCTCCTCAAATGGAAGATGGTAGGACCTTAATTCCTGTGAGAAAAGTTTCGAAAGCTCTAGGTGCTCATGTTGATTGGGTCTCAAAAGAAAACATGGTAGTTATTGAACGAGATAATACAACTATTGAAATGGTTCTAGGGAAAAAGGAAGTTTTAGTAGATGGCAAAAAAAACGAACTAGAGGTACCAGGACAAGCAATTGATGGACGTACTTTAGTTCCTTTAAGGTTTGTTAGTGAAATTTTAGGTGATAGTGTAGAGTATCACTCTGAAACTGGTGAAATTGATATTGGACTAGAAACACCTAAAAGAACTAAACCAACTGAGGTAGTAGAAAAGTACTGGAGCTCTTATAAAAACCAAGAAGACTTAGAAGACATGACATATCTCGATAGAGAAGATGAGTTAGATCTAGAAATAGATCTAGAAGAATTAACAGAAGAAGATAAACAGGTTCTTGAAAGGTTTCAACTAAAACCTATTGATTACAAAATAGAAGATGATATTTCTTATGTAAATGTAGAGTTTACTAAACCCAATTTTGAAGTAGTACTAGAAAACTACTATAAGAATGCAAAAGAAGTTTTAATTACAGAAGATAAAAGTGAAAAAGAGCTTCAAAACAAACTTGATAGTATTATGACTGAAACTATTATTAATTCAGAAAATATTAGTTACACAGAACAATTAAAACTTCGTCTACAAGAAAACGAATGGAAGATTTATGACTTCAGCTTTGAAAATATGGAGAAAAGATGGAGTGAATCAGAAGAATTATAA